In Lepus europaeus isolate LE1 chromosome 19, mLepTim1.pri, whole genome shotgun sequence, the genomic window AAGCCCTGTTCTTCAGACGACTACCAGAGGCGATCAGGGTGAGCCAGGTCAACCTGTTGGTGAGTGTGGGGCTGGCACAGACTGGTGCTGGAGCAGGAGACAGGGCAGGGGTGTGTGCTGCCCCAGGCAGAGAGTGCACGGGCCCTGTGGGGCACGCCTCACATATCAGCCCATCATCCCCTGCAGGAGCTGGCAGCAGCCCTTGAGCACTGCCAAGCCCAGGTACCTGGAGCAGCTCGAGAACTACCTCCGCAAGGAGCTCCTCCTGCTGGACCTGGGCACGGATAACTCCCAGGAGCTGAGGctgcaggtcagagccacagaggaaATGTGGGGAGGGCGGTCGTGGGGAGAAGAAACCCCACCTATCAGGACCAAGCACATGCTCTCatacctcctccaggtctccttttttgaagaaaatcatGTCCCATGACAAAGCCAGTGAGCAGGCAAGGCTGCAGTGCGGAGCCCAAGCTCTCCTGAGGTGTGAGGTTCCACACTGGATTCAGATGGACTGGTGTCTCCCATTCCATCAGCCCTGTGATCCTCAGTTAGGTCACTGGACATCCATGTGAATGCAGCCTGAATCTTGATGGGCCAGTGCTGATAATCATAAGCTCAATGAACTAATCCAGATACAGGAAAGGACAGTCTAAATGCAGTCCTTATTCTGGTCCGTACTAGGGAGGGACTTACCAAATGTCTGCTCAAATAGAGATGGAGGAGCTGGCattttggcgcagtgggttaagctgctgcttgaaaccagcatcccatatcagactgcaggttcaagtcctagctactctacttctgatccagctccctgctaatgtgactgtgaagtcagcagaggatggcccaagtatttgggcccctgccacccatgtgtgagaaccGTGTGACagccatggagttcctggctcctggctttggtctggcccagccctggctattgcagccatctgaggagtgaagcagcagatgaaagatctcttgtctctttctgtcactctgtctttcatataaataataaatcaatctaaaaaatatAGGGATGGGAgctagcgttgtggtgtagcgggctaagctgccacttgcaatggcagcatcccatataagaacgcctgctctgcttctgatccggctccctgcaaaTACAcccgggaaaacagcagatgactcATGTACCTGGACACCTGttacccatgtgacagacctagatggagttctaggcatctggcttcagtctggcccagcactgggtgaGACAGCAgttagatctctctccctccccctctgtatcactctgcctttcaaatagtaaatattttttttttaaaaaagatagacagatagacagacagacaaggaatCCCCGCTTTCTGACTTAGTCACTCAGTGAGTCACTTACTGAGCACTGGCCATATGCCAGTCCCTGGGCATGGTCTCACAAGAAGGTACCTCACCAAAAAGGAAGCAGAGCTTAGAGAAGACACCACCAGAAATGGGAGGCCAGGATTCGAATTCAGGGCTGAGTTCTCTCCAGAAAGCAATGCTGCCTCCAAAAGCACACTGCGTATCGAGGTAGGTCAGGAGACCATAGGTTTACTTGTAGACCATGACACAAGGCTAGAACCTTTCATGTCCTCCCACAGGGCTCTGAGatggggaggggtctgggaggCAAGAGAGTGACTACCTAGAGAGCCAGACACGGGGCAGACTGGGAGGTCTGGCCCATGCTGGCCTACTCGGCCTCGAGACGGCACCAGGAGAGGCTTCCAGAGAGCTGCTCTCTGGCTGCTCGGCATGGAGAGCTGGGTGGTGCCCAGGTCATAGTTACTGACTGTGAGTTACCTGGCAGCTGCATGCTGGAACACTTTTGAGCCCATTAAAGAAAaactcggggccggcgccgtggctcaacaggctaatcctccgccttgcggcgccggcacaccgggttctagtcccggtcggggcaccgatcctgtcccggttgcccctcttccaggccagctctctgctgtggccagggagtgcagtggaggatggcccaagtgtttgggctctgcaccccatgggagaccaggataagcacctggctcctgccatcggaacagcgcggtgcgccggccgcagcgcgctaccgcggcggccattagagggtgaaccaacggcaaaggaagacctttctctctgtctctctctctcactgtccactctgcctgtcaaaaagaaaaagaaaaggaaaaaaaaaaaaaagaaaaaaaagaaaaactcggGTCCCCACCGAGGAGCAGCTACGGGCTAGGAGGTAACGGGTCCCCTTTTCTCACCAGCCTTACAGAGAAATATTTGAGTTCTTCATAGAGGACTTCAAAACGTACAAGCCATTGCTGTCTTCCATCAAGAATGCCTATGAGGTGATGCTGGGTAAGAATGCAGCCACTCCCCTGTGCTCGGCCTAGAAGAGGCAAGGATCCTGTTATCTCTCATCGGGGGCTCCACAGCAAGGCTGGGACAGATATTAACTGGGCcaccaggccccccacccccacctcaagtCTTTTTGCCTCACTGTTCTGTGATAGAACACCCAGGGCACCTGACCACTTCCTGTTCTTGAGAAACATgggagggggccagtgttgtggaatagAGGGTTAATCTGCTACTTGCAATggcggcatcccatctgagtgccagtttgagtcctggctgctccacttctgatctatgcacctgggaaagcagcacaagatagtccaagtacttgggcccctgccacccacataggagaccaggatggagttccaggctcctggcttcagcctggcccagcccagaccattgtggacatttggagactgaactagcggatggagaTATCACTctctaaccctttcaaataaataaatcttgagagagagggatggagggagagagaaagagaaagagaagcatgATGGGACAGTATCTGCCTGAAACAGAGTGAACCCAGAGGAGTGAGCACCTCTGGGAAGTGGGGAGGCGCCGCTGACCAGGCTCAGGAGGTGCAGAGCACTGTGCAGCTGCAGCACTAAAGGCTGTAGAAGGAAGGGCATAGGAGAGACTGTGGTCTTCAGCTGGTCTCTGGCCCTGGCTTAGACGCAAGTGCAGGAAGGCAAAAAAGGGCCATGGCTTTGAATGAGGCTTGTGTAGGCCCCGGGCGTTtgcaagcaacacagccactCCCCTGTGTGTGACCTTAGGACCTGTGTCTCCTGGCTGTTCTCAGTGGCCCCAAAGATTCCCCGACCTGCTCCCGCTTTAGCCCATCAAAGGGAGAAGATTCGGGCTCTGGAGCCGCTGAAGGCCAAGCTCGTCACTGTGAATGAGGGCTGCAACGAGAAGATCCTGGCCATGAGGGCCGAGGAGCGGAATGAACTCTCCATGCTGAAGACAGAGAAGATGCACTTGCTAAAACTCATTGACAAAAAGAATGAGGAGAAGATCTCACTGCAGAGCGAGGTCAGCGGGAGTGGTGGGACAACCCCGTGCCTGAAATcctgccccacacccaccccaggggTGACCTTCAGGCCTTGGGCTCGGAGGTGATGCCCAAAtaaccccctctccccttctgcctgGAATGGCACAgggagctgctgcctccccacaATGCGCtgcttggctcagctccggccaggTGGGGTCAGTTACCACAGAGGCAGCACTGGCACCTTGCTGGGTTCTCAGGAATGGCTGATCTCCTTCTTCCTCTACCCTTCCTGTTCCCAGGCTCTGAAGCAGCCACCCCACACCCATCCCATCCTATGTGGTGACTAATTACAGACAGGGGGCCCCTGACCACACAGCCACCTTCCCACCAGGTGACCAAACTGAGGAAGAACTTGGCCGAAGAGTACCTGCACTACCTCACTGAGCGAGACGCCCGCAAGATTCTCATTGCGGACCTGAACGAGCTGCGCTACCAGCGAGAGGACATGACACTAGCCCAGTCCCCGGGTAAGCCTGGGCCAGGTTACTCTCCCGCTCCAGGGGTTTGGGGAGTCAGGCTCTCACCACTCCTCTAGTCAACCTTCTTAACATCTGCTCATTTCACACCCCTGTGTTTGGGAGTtgtccctgccaccacctgggGCCGTGGATTATTTAGGTAGGAACACTGCCGATGGCTGAGGCTACCTAGACTTCCCTAGGCTGGGCAGGCTCGGTATCCTGAATCCTGAGCCCCTTGGCTGCTGTTACTATGGCAAGACCTAAGGAAGGCAGAACAAGGAgggcagacaggcagagggacacTCTTCCCTTGCCCTGGGCCACGAGCCTCAGAGCTAGGGTAATGTGGGCTGGTGGGCCTCCTGCAGAGGTCTGGGGGGAGGACCCTGTGATGCTAGCACTGGCTCTGAAGATGGCCCGGCAAGACCTGACCCGTGCCCAGATGGAGCTTAACACCATGAAGGCCAACTTTGGAGACGTGGTACCCAGGAGGGACTTTGAAATGCAGGAGAAGACCAACAAGGAtctccaggagcaggtgctggggcacaggctgggccaggcagggtaGGGCAGGGGCCAAGCAGGTAGGGAGTTTGAATCAGAGATCCTGCCCACAGCTGGATGGCCTGAAAGCTGACTACGAAGAGGTGCGCAAGGAGCATGAGCTCCTGCTACAGCTGCACATGAACACGCTCAAGGAGCGGGACCAGTTTTTATCGGAGCTGCATGAGATCCAGCGCACCTCCACGCCCCGGCCTGACTGGACCAAGTGCGAAGGTGGTGATGGCCACTGGGACCCCGGGGCCCACTGCAGGGGGTGGGCTGGACTTCAGCTCCCTCTCCGCACCTGCAGATGTGGTGGCTGGGGGCCCAGAGCGCTGGCAGATGCTGGCTGAGGGCAAGAACAGCGACCAGCTGGTGGACATCCTCCTGGAGGAGATTGGCGAGGGGCTGCTCCGGGAGAAGGACTTCTTCCCTGGTCTGGTAGGAGAGTCCTGGGCAGAACACTTGGACCAGTCGCAACAGCCAGGCAGTGCTGCTAAGGAGACCTGAGCTTCTAAGAGAACCATCTGGCTCTCTTCCTAGCTTGGGAGGGGGCC contains:
- the TSNAXIP1 gene encoding translin-associated factor X-interacting protein 1, which encodes MGSHLSPWPTHASGQTILQKRKPCSSDDYQRRSGSWQQPLSTAKPRYLEQLENYLRKELLLLDLGTDNSQELRLQPYREIFEFFIEDFKTYKPLLSSIKNAYEVMLAHQREKIRALEPLKAKLVTVNEGCNEKILAMRAEERNELSMLKTEKMHLLKLIDKKNEEKISLQSEVTKLRKNLAEEYLHYLTERDARKILIADLNELRYQREDMTLAQSPEVWGEDPVMLALALKMARQDLTRAQMELNTMKANFGDVVPRRDFEMQEKTNKDLQEQLDGLKADYEEVRKEHELLLQLHMNTLKERDQFLSELHEIQRTSTPRPDWTKCEDVVAGGPERWQMLAEGKNSDQLVDILLEEIGEGLLREKDFFPGLGFGESIPAFLRFEGPVQNKKPTKKDVVSLLKDVWKERLAGDKKEKFPDFFFSFLERRFGPRDAIAWAYTLFENIKLFRSNEVMSQFYAVLMGKRKESVYVNQKELIAYLLKEMTNADSQNEGLITMEQFSTILKNTFPLKKGEHIQELMEIGGWHPNSSNADLLNYRSLFMEDEEGHSEPFVQKLWEQYMDEKDEYLQELKQELGMELRDEVTVYKMRVALMNIDPSLDKQTLRAYLSQAFQLLPSELPEEGNEKEHSIVTGLKTAMEQLQAADIKRMGPREQEPAN